The Pseudanabaena sp. ABRG5-3 genome includes the window CCTTTGTTGTTTGGCGTGACCATCTGTGCCAGAAGTCAATAGAGGGAGTAGCTCTTCAACCATCATATCAACCACCTCGATCGCCATTTTAATACTAGCTAAGGGAGAGCGTAATTCATGAGATACTGTGCTGAAAAAATCATCTTTCATCTGGCTCAGTTGATGTTGCTGTACCTCTACCGCCTTCCGTTCAGTGATATCCAGAGCAACTCCCACTAAGCGCACCACCTGATGATGTTCATTCAAGATAGGTTTGCCCTTCGCTAATATCCATCCTGTTGAACCGTCCGCGCGAATAATCTGGAGATCGATCTCATAGGGTTCAGCCTGTTCTATTGCTCTCTTGACAAACTTATGGAGCCTTTGCCCATCTTCAGGCGGGAAGTTTTGCGCCAAGTACGATTCATAATCGGGTTCTTGTTGCTCAGGTGTTAGCCCAAAGATTTGAAAGATCTCACCAGACCAGAAAATTTTATTAGCAGAGATATCGTATTCCCAACTGCCAATATGGGCAACTTCTTGGGCTTCTACCAAGCGATCACTGAGGGTTTGTAGTTCCACTGTGCGCTCAACAACTCGTTGTTCTAATTGGGCATTAAGTTCCTGTAATGCCCTTTGAGTAATCTGTAGTTCCTCAAGCGCCTTTTTAAGTCTGATAGTAGCAATTCGGGCAACCCGCGTTTCCCTATTAATGAGCCAATAAAGCATTCCTGCGGTTGCCAAAACGTAAAACCAACCCTTTAGAGTTTGGAGTTGGGTCAGTACGTTAGCGGTAGGATAGGTCAGATAACTGAGTAGTTGGTCTGAGAAGAAGATCCATAGACATCCAACAATGAGATACACTCCCACTACTTTGACAGCAATGGGGACTTTCAAAGGGTTGCGGGGCATAGGAGAGAGGTTCTTTTTTGCGGAATATACGGAATTTTCTTGGGTCACATCCCATATGGATGAGTTATCAAGAAAAAAGCATGTTAGCACGACAGAGCAGCCAAAAAACTTCTAGCCCGATCGCACAACACAATTCGCATTAATCACGAAACGAAGCTAGACATTCCTGCATTGCTTTCGCCATAGTCTCGCGATCGCTGTGCGGCGACCATTAACAGTTTTGTAAAACTTGAGCAGCCGTTAACTGAAGTTCAGGAAATATAGGCGAAGCGATCGCCTGATCACCCTCATAAACTCTCTCTTCATAAAATCCTTCCACCCATCCCAATACCGTTACCTTTTGGGCGATCGCATTGCCAGTTGTTGCCCTCAAAATGGTATGTTGATGAGCCTGACTCTTTTGGTTTTTAAATGCAAGTAACCCGCCAGAATTCTCTTTCAGCTATGGGGCATCATGGCTGATCAAAATCATCAAGTTTATATCGCTCGTGAGATTGTTCATCACTATAGCCAATTACGCCAATTACAACCTGCTGAACAAACCATTCTCGATCTGCTTCGTAATCAATGGTCAAGTATGAAAATGCTGGATATTGGTGTCGGGGGAGGACGTACCACTCAACATTTTTCTAGAGTTGTTCAGGAATATATTGGCATTGATTATTCGGAAGAGATGATTGCCGCTTGTCAGAAACGCTTTCATAATCAGTCAAAACTGTTTGAAGTGGTCGATGCTAGAGACATGAGCCAGTTTCCAGATAATTCCTTTGACTTTATTTTATTTAGCTTTAACGGTATTGATGTGCTTTCCCATCGCGATCGATTGAAAGTGCTACAAGAGATCAGCCGAATTGGTAAATCGGGAGGATATTTTTTCTTCTCAAGCCATAGTCTCCAAGGGCTAGAGAGAGAATTTAACTGGAAGAATAAGATTAGCTTAAATCCTCTCACAACCTATGTTAACTTGATCATGTTTGGTCTTTTGCGCTTCTTCAACCCTTCACTTTCTCGACAGCAGATCAAAGATGCTGACTATGAAATTATTCAAGATGAATCTCATAACTTCCGTTTAAAGCAATATTATGTGAGACCACAAGAGCAATTAAATCAATTACAAGCAGATTTTGATAATGTCAAAATGTATTCTTGGCAAAGTGGATTGGAACTGGTAACAGAACAGGATTTGAGTTCTAATACTGATATGTGGCTTTATTACCTCTGTGAGATTAAGTGAAAGCCACATCATCTACATTGACTATGCCATTATATTCATCCGAGAAAACAAATTTCCCCGACTCTAATCCCTCTGCATAGCTCTGTAACCAATCTCGAAAACTAGGTGCAATAATCTTTCTCTCAGGATCATCGTGCCACATTGAGATAATCTGTCCTACTTTTCCACCTTTCGCAGGAGCTAAATCTAGGCAGTCATGATTACCACTACCGTCATAGGTTAGAGGTATCCATTTTGCGCTCCACCAAACATTAGCCACCCCTAAATCAGGCTCACATCCTTGATCTTGTCCATCTGCGGCTTGAAAGGTTCCACTGTCTAGAAGATCTTTCCAAATTTGCCATTCATTTTTAATCCGCTCTAGAGATAAGAATTCGCATCCATTAAATAATCCATATTCATAGGCTATTTGTCCATTATGAAGGCGATAGGAAGCCTTGACATCTTCAGGGAGTTGGATGGAGAGATATTCTTCTAATTCACTGATTTGAGTGTCAGAAGCTCCTGATGTTAGTACATCAAGGCATTTTGGGGCATTATCTCTCAACCAATTTTCTATTTTTAACCAAATTTCCTGCATATTTCTCTATCAAACTTTGTCATTAGATGGAAAATTTCTGTCTAATCTGAATATATGGCATACAGGCTGAAAGTCAAGGGGATATCTGCTTGGAAAAGCCTTATTGATATTGATATTAAAAAGGTGAGTTATATAGCTATCGCCAAGTGTACTAGGACATAAAACCCAAGAATTGATTGGCGGCGCTCCGCGCCGCCAATCAATTCTTGGGTTTTGATTTGTCCTAAGACAAGTGACTGTAGCTATATTGCAGTAAATCACCCTACGCGATCAGCGATCGCACTGTGGATGTGATAAGAAAGTGGTGTTGATGCGATCTCGATCGCATATCACAGGTAGAAATACGCATATCCTACCAACGGCTACACACAGCTAATAAATTTTGACTGAATTATTCGGTTAAAACGTTAGGGATGTTATTGCAATTTAATCCAAAGACCTTTTGATTATGAAATTTTTGTTGTTTTCAAGCTGTCTATTGATCACCTTGTTTTCTCATTCATCAGCAAGCTTGGCAATGGACTTGTCAGCAATGAGGAGCTTTGAAGACTGGTGTAATCAGAAAAATTCTCTGCCCCTAGAAACCCAGAAAACCATTAACTACCTATTGCAAGCGGCTGACACTCCCAATTGTCGATCAGCAGATACGGTCCTTAAGCAGCGTACTGAGCTGCTTACTTCTAGCCCTGATCCCTCCGATATTAGCGACCTAAGACCATTTTCTAGCCTGACAAACCTGCGGAAGCTGAGTTTATTTAGCCACAAAATTACCGATCTCACCCCGATCTCAAATCTCCAAAATCTAGAAGCATTGGTCATTCACAGCAACACCCTAACTGATCTTACTCCCATTGCTAGCCTCAATAATTTGACAGATCTCGGACTAATAGGTCGCAACTTCAAGGATATTCGTCCTCTCTCCAACCTGCCCCAGTTGCAAAAGTTTACCCTGTGGTACAGCCCAATCCAAAATATCGAAGCTTTACAGAATCTCACACAATTAACGGAAGTCAGTTTCATTAAGACTGAAATTTCTGACCTTAGCTCCTTAGCTAATCTAAAAAATTTGGCTATTCTGGAAGTAAATTCTAGCAAAGTTAAAAATATTCAACCCTTATCAGGTTTAAGCAATTTAAGGAGGCTGGAACTTTATAACAATCAAATTACGAATATTAAGGCGATCGCTAATTTGACCAATTTAAAAAGTTTAAAACTGAACCGCAATCAGATTTGGGATATTCGTTCTCTATCCAATCTCAAGAAACTGACAAGTATTAGCCTCAGTCACAATCAAATTTTTGATGTCACACCTCTAGCCACTTTGACTAATTTAGAGACGATTAGTTTACAAAACAACCGCATTACCAGTATTCAATCTTTGGTGAGCTTAACTAAGCTAGAGAGGTTAGTGGTTTCCCAAAATCCAATCCAGAATCGGGTATGTCCAGTCAATCCCTCAAGCATCTGTTCTTTCGAGAAATCAGCATCGGATTATTTGTTTTAACTAACGCGAGTTCGGGATAATTTGAAACGGGCTTTGAGAGAGGGTTTGCTACGCAAACCCTCTCTCAAAGCCCAAGAGTAAAAGCCTTGCTACGCAAGGCTTTTACTCTTGGGCTTTTAAAATTTGCCAGCTTAACCCGAACTGACGTTAACTAAGTAGCTGGGCGCAAATGAATACCCCCCCGCCGCAAGCGGACAGGGTATCTATAGCTACAGTCACTTGTCTTAGGACAAATCAAAACCCAAGAATTGATTGGCGGCGCGGAGCGCCGCCAATCAATTCTTGGGTTTTATGTCTTAGTACACTTGGCGATAGCTATAAATTCTTTTTTGACAGAATATACTCACACCACAGAGCGGTGGGGAATTTACCCTTTATCTAGATTAAATGATCTAAAATCAAATGATATAGAAGGATTTTTTCTGCCCCTTCAGAGGTAAGCGGACTGTAAAACAACTTCCCTGACCAAGCTGGCTGGTGCAATCGACATAGCCCCCGTGGAGTTCTACGAGTTGATGGACTAAGGCTAATCCTAATCCTGAGCCTTCGTATTTGCGAGCGAACCCACTATCAATCTGGATAAATGGCTGAAATATTTTGTCGCGATCGCTAGGTGCAATACCAATACCTGTATCGGTAACTGAGAAATGGATCCAACTGCACAAATTCTGATCAGTTTTCAAGCTAACATCCAGACTTACCTTACCGCCAGAGGGGGTAAATTTGATGGCATTATCGAGCAAATTGATTAATATCTGTCTCCATCGCCGCTCATCAACTTCAATAACTTCTAAATCTAGAGATAGACTCATAGAAAGTTGAATTTGCTTTTTGAGAGCTTTGAGTTGAATAAATTCTAGACAGGAGTTACATAAATCGGCGATCGCTACAGTTGTGATATCTAGCTTGAGCATACCTGCCATAATTTTGGAGGCATCAAGCATGTCAGAAATTAGTTCCAGTAGATGCTCACCACTGTTTCTAATAGTCTCGAGAGCATCCTCTTGGCTCGAATTAATTGTGCCGAATAATTCTTCATGTAAGCATTCGGTCATCCCTAGAATGGCGTTGAGTGGTGTCCGTAACTCATGGCTCATATTGGCAAGAAACTCATCTTTGAGCTTAGTAGTGCGTATGAGTTCAGCATTAGTACGTTCTAAATTGATGTTGAGAGCTTCTAAGGTGGTATAAGCCTTGTAAGATCGCAAAGCCGTAATAATCGTTGTAAATAGCTTTTGGGAAGTAAATTCTGTTTTGGTTTTGTAATCATCGATATCATAATCGACCATTGCTTGGCGTTCAGGTACTTGCCCCGGTTGACCAGTTCGGAGAATAATCCGAATTGCCCGATTTTGAAGGTTTTCACGGATGTATTTGGCGGTGATCAATCCTGCGTCATCAGATTCCATAATCACATCAAGTAAAGTGACAGCAATGTCAGGATTCTCATCCATGATCTGACGTGCTTCTTTACCAGAATAGGCACTGAGGAACTGGAGTTTCTTATTATCAAAGCTGAAATCTTCTAAGGCGAGTCGCGTGATGTTATGAATTTCTACTTCATCATCAACGATCAGGACTTTCCAAGCATCTATACCTTGTGACGATGCTTGATCAACTTCATCTTCATCTGCAAACTCC containing:
- a CDS encoding PAS domain-containing sensor histidine kinase, giving the protein MPRNPLKVPIAVKVVGVYLIVGCLWIFFSDQLLSYLTYPTANVLTQLQTLKGWFYVLATAGMLYWLINRETRVARIATIRLKKALEELQITQRALQELNAQLEQRVVERTVELQTLSDRLVEAQEVAHIGSWEYDISANKIFWSGEIFQIFGLTPEQQEPDYESYLAQNFPPEDGQRLHKFVKRAIEQAEPYEIDLQIIRADGSTGWILAKGKPILNEHHQVVRLVGVALDITERKAVEVQQHQLSQMKDDFFSTVSHELRSPLASIKMAIEVVDMMVEELLPLLTSGTDGHAKQQRLQKCLGILSEQCDQEIELVNNLLDLQRLDAERIQVSIAPIDVIEWVSNIAATFEIRIKERQQHLQVFLPDELPPFSSDVNILTRIFTELMTNACKYTPPEEMITVNIVLSEGHLQLQVSNSGVQIAQDQLDRIFEKFYRIPQSDHWKQGGTGLGLALIKKQIEYLGGILWVESDALGVHFVVRLPLDSAAGN
- a CDS encoding class I SAM-dependent methyltransferase, with product MMADQNHQVYIAREIVHHYSQLRQLQPAEQTILDLLRNQWSSMKMLDIGVGGGRTTQHFSRVVQEYIGIDYSEEMIAACQKRFHNQSKLFEVVDARDMSQFPDNSFDFILFSFNGIDVLSHRDRLKVLQEISRIGKSGGYFFFSSHSLQGLEREFNWKNKISLNPLTTYVNLIMFGLLRFFNPSLSRQQIKDADYEIIQDESHNFRLKQYYVRPQEQLNQLQADFDNVKMYSWQSGLELVTEQDLSSNTDMWLYYLCEIK
- a CDS encoding SMI1/KNR4 family protein, which codes for MQEIWLKIENWLRDNAPKCLDVLTSGASDTQISELEEYLSIQLPEDVKASYRLHNGQIAYEYGLFNGCEFLSLERIKNEWQIWKDLLDSGTFQAADGQDQGCEPDLGVANVWWSAKWIPLTYDGSGNHDCLDLAPAKGGKVGQIISMWHDDPERKIIAPSFRDWLQSYAEGLESGKFVFSDEYNGIVNVDDVAFT
- a CDS encoding leucine-rich repeat domain-containing protein yields the protein MDLSAMRSFEDWCNQKNSLPLETQKTINYLLQAADTPNCRSADTVLKQRTELLTSSPDPSDISDLRPFSSLTNLRKLSLFSHKITDLTPISNLQNLEALVIHSNTLTDLTPIASLNNLTDLGLIGRNFKDIRPLSNLPQLQKFTLWYSPIQNIEALQNLTQLTEVSFIKTEISDLSSLANLKNLAILEVNSSKVKNIQPLSGLSNLRRLELYNNQITNIKAIANLTNLKSLKLNRNQIWDIRSLSNLKKLTSISLSHNQIFDVTPLATLTNLETISLQNNRITSIQSLVSLTKLERLVVSQNPIQNRVCPVNPSSICSFEKSASDYLF
- a CDS encoding hybrid sensor histidine kinase/response regulator — protein: MINDLMEFADEDEVDQASSQGIDAWKVLIVDDEVEIHNITRLALEDFSFDNKKLQFLSAYSGKEARQIMDENPDIAVTLLDVIMESDDAGLITAKYIRENLQNRAIRIILRTGQPGQVPERQAMVDYDIDDYKTKTEFTSQKLFTTIITALRSYKAYTTLEALNINLERTNAELIRTTKLKDEFLANMSHELRTPLNAILGMTECLHEELFGTINSSQEDALETIRNSGEHLLELISDMLDASKIMAGMLKLDITTVAIADLCNSCLEFIQLKALKKQIQLSMSLSLDLEVIEVDERRWRQILINLLDNAIKFTPSGGKVSLDVSLKTDQNLCSWIHFSVTDTGIGIAPSDRDKIFQPFIQIDSGFARKYEGSGLGLALVHQLVELHGGYVDCTSQLGQGSCFTVRLPLKGQKKSFYII